The genomic DNA GCCCAGCGCTCCCAGCTCGCAAGCTCGTCCTTGCTCTTGGTGAGGAACAGCACGCCGGTGCGGCGGAAGCCGGCATCGACGCCGGCATCGTTCTGCATGTCCTCCCACAGCCGCAGCGCTTCGCGCGCCAACGGGATTTCCTCGCGCGCGCGGCCCTGCTGGCGACACCAACCCCAATTGCGGCTCGACTGCTCGCCGCCGACATGGCCCTTCTCGAGAAGCGCGACCGAGTGGCCCTTCTTCGCCAGATGGTAGCCTGCGGACACGCCGATGACGCCACCGCCGATGACGACGACGTCCACCTGCGCGGGCAGGCGTTCATCGCTATTGATTCGGTTCAGCGGCGGGGACATGGGGCACTCCTGGCATTCAGTTCGGTCGAGTTCTTGCTCATCAGGGGATGTTCATCCGCGGATCGAGCGCATCGCGCAGGCCGTCACCGAGGAAGTTGAAGCTGGTGACCGCCAGCGTGATGGCGAGGCCCGGCGCGATCGCAAGCCATGGCGCGCTGGTGAGATAGATCTGCGCGTTGTTGAGCATGTTGCCCCAGCTCGCGGCCGGCGGCTGGATACCGTAGCCGAGATAGCTGACATAGGATTCCAGCAGGATTGCCTTGGCGACGTTCAGGGTCGCCGCTACCACGATCGGCGCGATCGCATTTGGCACCAGCTCGCGGAACATGATCCGCAGGTTCGACGAGCCGAACGCGAGTGCAGCAACCGCAAACTCGCGTTCCCGCAGCGACCGCACCTGGGCCTCGACGACGCGCGCTACCGCCATCCAGGCGGTCGCCGCGATCAGCACGGTGGTGGTGACGAGGCCTGGCTCGGTGAGCGCCGCCAGCGCGAGCAGCAGGAAGATGGTCGGAAAGCACAGCACGGCGTCGACGAGCCGCATCAGCACCGCGCCGACCACGCCGCCATAGAAGCCGGCAAAGGCGCCGACGACGATGCCGACCGCCATCGCGATCACCATCGCGACGATGCCGATCGAAAGCGAGACGCGTCCGCCCATCATCAGCCGCGCCAGCACGTCGCGGCCGAGCTCGTCGGTGCCGAGGATGTGCGCGCCCGAGAGCGGAGGCGCGAACCGCTTCATGATGTCGATATAGGTGTCGTCGAACGGCAGCAGGTACGGGCCGAATGCCGCACCGAGCACAAGCACCAGAATGATGACGGCACCGGCGAGCGCCAGGCGATGCCGGCGGAAGCGCCGCCACGCGGCCTGACCGGGCGCGAGCTGGACGGTAGAGAGGGTTGCGGTCGCCATCGCCTTAGCCCACCCGGATGCGCGGATCGACGACGGCATAGAGGATGTCGGCGAGCAACGAGCCGATCAGCACCATGGCCGCCGAGAACATCAGGATGCCCATCACCACGGGATAGTCGCGGTAACCGATCGAATCCAGGAACAGGCGGCCCATGCCGGGCCAGGTGAACACGGTCTCGGCCACCAGCGCGCCGCCGAGCAGCGTCGGGAACTGCAGGCCCGCCACCGTGATCATCGGCAGCAGCGCGTTACGCAGCGCGTGCACGGTGAGGATACGCCATTCCGGCAGGCCCTTGGCACGCGCGGTGCGGATGTAGTCCTGGTTGATCACCTCGAGCATGGAGGAGCGCATGAAACGGCCCCACATCGCGGTCTCGACCAGCGCCAGCACCAGCGCCGGCGCGATCAGATGATGCATGAGGTCGAGGAAGGAGCCGTCGCCGACGGTCTCGCGGTTTCCGGCCGGCAGCCAGCCGAGCTTCACCGAGAACACGTAGATCGTGACGAGGCCGAACCAGAAGGTCGGGATCGACAGCGCGATCATGGCGCCGACGGTCGCAAGCGTGTCGAACAGCGAATAGCGCCGTAGCGCGCCGAGAATGCCGATCCAGCAGCCGAGCAGCACCGCGATGATGGTCGCCGTCGCCATCAGCTCCAGGGTGGCGCCGAGATGCGAGGAGATCACCGCCAGCACCGCCTCGCCATCGCGATAGGACTTGCCCCAATCACCCCGCACCATGCGGCCGAACCAATCGAGATACTGGATCGGCAGCGGACGATCGAGGCCGAGCTGGCTGGTGACGCGATCGAGATCCTCCTGCGTCATCTGCGCGGAGGCCGCGAATTGCGACAGCGGACCGCCGGGCGCCAGATGCAGGATGGCGAAGCCGATTCCCGAGACGATCACGAGCAGCATGATCGCCTGCGCCAGGCGGTTGACGACGTAACGGGCCATCTCAGGCGATCCAGCGTATTGGTCGCATCACGCCCAATACCATTCGCGCATGTTCCAGCTGTTGATCGACATGTTGATGTTGGGACGGAAGCCTTGCAGCCCCTCCTTGATGCCCTCGGCGATGAAGCCCTGGAACAGCGGCAGGATGGCGAGGTCGTTGCGGATCAGCTTTTGCAGCTCACCATAGGTCGCTTTGCGCTGCACCAGGTCGAATTGCTTGGCGCCTTGAGAAAGCAGCCGGTCGGCCTCCGCGTTCTGATATTGATAGGTGTTGTAGCCGCGGCCGCCCTTGGCGGGAATCGCACCGGAGCCGAAGCGGGGCGTCACGTCGGGGTCGCTGCCCAGCATGAAGTTCACGCCGACGATCACCGAATTGAACTTCGATTGCTGCCAGAAGTCGCCCCAGATCACCGCAGCCGGCATGTTGTTGACGCGCATCGCAGCGCCGATCGCGCGCCAGTCCTGAATCAGGAGCTGCTGACATTGCTCGCGCACGGCGCTGCCCGCCGTGGTCGAATTGGCGAACTCGAGCTTGACGCCGCCCTTCTCGCGAATGCCGCCGGAGCCACGAACCCAGCCCGCCGCGTCGAGCAGCGCGTTGGCTTTGGCAGGATCATATTTGTGTTGCGGCAGCCCTTGCTGGAACGACCACGCCTGCTGCGGCACAAAACTCTCGGTCTGCGTCGGCAGGCCGTAATAAAGCGCATCGATGATCGCCTGCTTGTTGATACCGAGATAGAGCGCCTCGCGCACGGCGCGGTCGGCGAAGGGCCCGAATTCCAGATTGGGCGCGATATGCTCCACCGAGGAGGTCGAGGAGACGAAGATCTTGCGGCCCTTCAGCGTCTTCGCTTCCTGGACGAAGTTCGGCAGGATGCCCTGCAGGCCGGTGTAGTCGACCTGGCCGGTGCGGAACTGGGTGTAGAGAACGGTGAGGTCCGGAATGTACTTGAAGACGACACGTTCGACGTAAGGTCCCTTGCCGTGGTAGCCGGCATGGGCATTCAGCAAGATATGGTCGCCCGGCACGCGCTCGGCCCAGCGGAACGGTCCGGTGCCGACCGGCGCGTTGTGGAACGGCGAAGCGTTGGGATCGGACACCTTCTCCAGGATGTGCTTGGGCACGATGAAGGTGAACGACGCCAGGATCGACATGTAGGGCGAATAGGGCGCTTCCATCCGCCAATGGATCTCGTCGGGCGCGACGACGGTGATGTCTTTGACGAGGCTATGGCCGACCCGGCTGCGTGCGCGGAAACCGGGATTGTTGATCAGCTCGAGCGAGAACTTGACGTCCTCCGCCGTGAACGGGGTGCCGTCGTGCCACTTCACGTCATTGCGCAGCTTGATCTTCCAGGTCAGGCCGTCCGCCGACAGACCGCCATTCTCGATGGTCGGGACCTCGCGGGCGAGGTCGGGGACGAACTTGCCGTCGGGCTCGATGAACCAGAGCGGCGAGAACACCTGCCACCAGATGCCCTGATCGACCTCGATGCCCGGCATCAGCGGATGAAAGACGGTCGGCTCCTGCGACAGTGCCGCGATCACCTGTCCGCGCGGCTTGTCCGGCGGATTGGCGGGGCGTTCGGCCTGGGCAAAGGCGCTACCTGACAGTGTCCATCCCGCCGCAGCGCCCGCGCCGAGCTGAAAGAACTGACGGCGATTCGGAATGCCGAGTGCCGGGACGCCGAGCTTGCCGGTGTCGTCTGCCATGACCCACTCTCCGTTTCCGCACGCGGCACCGTCTCCCGCGCCCCCGAGACCCCGGCAAAGGGACAGGAGTGGGCTTTAGTGCTTCTAAATTTTTCTGACAAAATTTCATCACGACTAAATACAGCTGTCAATCGCATTGCTAGTATGCGCGACCTTTCCGAGTGAAGCCTCGGCCGATGCGGCCGCGGCTCGAGATGATGCATGGGAGAGCGACATGGATGGTCGCGGCGACACGAATAGCCCGAAGGACACTGCGACGATCGAGGCGGACGATACGGTCGACCAGCGCCTCGGCGAAACCGTGCGGCTGCTGCGTCAGCGCGCCGGCTACTCGATCCAGGATGTCGCCACCAAGACCGGCCTCTCCACCGGCATGATCAGCCAGCTCGAACGCGCGCGCGCCATGCCGTCCATCCGCACGCTGCGCCTGCTCAGCATCGCGCTCGACGTGCCCATCTCCTATTTCTTCGAGACCAGCGATCCCGTCGAGGCGCCGCGCTACATCGTGCGCAAGAATGCCAGGCGGCTGCTGCGGCTCACCGCCAGCGGCGTGGTCAAGGAAGCCCTCACCCCCGCAGGCAAAGGCCAGCTCGAGCTCTATGAGCTCACGCTCAATCCCGGCGCCTCCTCCGGCACCGACTTCCTGCAACACACCGGCGAGAAGGCCGGCTACATCCTCTCGGGCAGCCTGCGGCTGTGGCTCGACAACCAGGCCCATGTGCTGGAAGCCGGCGACAGTTTCCGCTTTCCGAGCATCGTGCCGCACATGTTCGACAATCCGACCCAGCAGGCGGCGCGCGTGATCTGGGTGACGACGCTGCAGCAGACCGATTCGCCTGCTGGTTGAGGCCGGCCCAAACCCGCGACCGCCGGAAATTGCCCCTCGACGGCGCTGCATCCAATCTGTAGCTCACATGAAGCGGCCTGCTCGACGCGGCCGCCCCGGTCCGCGGCTGGCGTCCTTGGTGTGAGACCATGAAACTCAGAGGGCTTCTGACACTCGCGATGGTTACACAGGCCATCGTGACGGCCGTAGCCCTGTTCGCCTCCTATGCTCTGACCGGACCGCGTGAATTCGGCATTCTCCAGCTCGTCGCGCTCCTGGCGAGCGCCGCAATTGCCGTGCTGCTCGTGGGCCTCTGCACCGGCGCAATCGAAAGGTCAGAGCACGCACGCGCCGTCGTGCACTCCGCCGAGCTGGCGCGGGCGCGCAGCGACAGCGCGCAGATGACGCAAGCCGTCATCAAGACCGCCCTCGATGCCTTCATTCAGATCGACGACAGCGGCACCGTGCTGGAGTGGAGCTTTCAGGCCGAGGCCCTGACCGGATGGACGCGGCAGGAGGCGCTCGGCTCCGACGTCGTCGACCTCATCGTCGCCAAACCGCTGCGCGCCGCCTTCAAGCAGCGCATGGCGCGGCTGGTGCCGGAATTGTCGGACACCCCGTCCGGCCTGCGCTTCGAGCTGACCTTGATCCACAGGAACGGCGACCGGATCCTGGCGGAAGCCTCCAGCACGGTGTTGCGGCTGGGCGGACGCGCCGTCGTCAACACTTTCGTCAGGGACATCACCCAGAAGCGCGCGGCCGAGGAGCAACTCGTGCAGTCCCAGAAGATGGAGGCGGTCGGACAGCTCACCGGCGGCATCGCGCACGAATTCAACAACATGCTCACGGTGATCACGGGCACGATCGAGATCCTTGCCGATGCCGTCAAAGACAACCCGCCGCTTGCGACCATCACCAAGCTGATCAGCGAAGCCGCCGATCGCGGCGCGGCGCTGACGTCGAGCCTGTTGTCCTTTGCCCGCAAGCAGGCGCTGCAGCCCGCCGATATCGACGTCAACGAGCTCCTGGAAGAGCTGGCAAAGCTGCTGCTGGCAACTTTCGACAAGAAGATCGAGATCGTCACCCGGCTCGACCGCAACGTCTGGCTCGCCTTCGCCGACCGCGGCCAGCTGAGCTCGGCGCTGCTCAACCTCGC from Bradyrhizobium sp. CCBAU 53351 includes the following:
- a CDS encoding ABC transporter permease — protein: MATATLSTVQLAPGQAAWRRFRRHRLALAGAVIILVLVLGAAFGPYLLPFDDTYIDIMKRFAPPLSGAHILGTDELGRDVLARLMMGGRVSLSIGIVAMVIAMAVGIVVGAFAGFYGGVVGAVLMRLVDAVLCFPTIFLLLALAALTEPGLVTTTVLIAATAWMAVARVVEAQVRSLREREFAVAALAFGSSNLRIMFRELVPNAIAPIVVAATLNVAKAILLESYVSYLGYGIQPPAASWGNMLNNAQIYLTSAPWLAIAPGLAITLAVTSFNFLGDGLRDALDPRMNIP
- a CDS encoding ABC transporter permease, which codes for MARYVVNRLAQAIMLLVIVSGIGFAILHLAPGGPLSQFAASAQMTQEDLDRVTSQLGLDRPLPIQYLDWFGRMVRGDWGKSYRDGEAVLAVISSHLGATLELMATATIIAVLLGCWIGILGALRRYSLFDTLATVGAMIALSIPTFWFGLVTIYVFSVKLGWLPAGNRETVGDGSFLDLMHHLIAPALVLALVETAMWGRFMRSSMLEVINQDYIRTARAKGLPEWRILTVHALRNALLPMITVAGLQFPTLLGGALVAETVFTWPGMGRLFLDSIGYRDYPVVMGILMFSAAMVLIGSLLADILYAVVDPRIRVG
- a CDS encoding peptide ABC transporter substrate-binding protein, which encodes MADDTGKLGVPALGIPNRRQFFQLGAGAAAGWTLSGSAFAQAERPANPPDKPRGQVIAALSQEPTVFHPLMPGIEVDQGIWWQVFSPLWFIEPDGKFVPDLAREVPTIENGGLSADGLTWKIKLRNDVKWHDGTPFTAEDVKFSLELINNPGFRARSRVGHSLVKDITVVAPDEIHWRMEAPYSPYMSILASFTFIVPKHILEKVSDPNASPFHNAPVGTGPFRWAERVPGDHILLNAHAGYHGKGPYVERVVFKYIPDLTVLYTQFRTGQVDYTGLQGILPNFVQEAKTLKGRKIFVSSTSSVEHIAPNLEFGPFADRAVREALYLGINKQAIIDALYYGLPTQTESFVPQQAWSFQQGLPQHKYDPAKANALLDAAGWVRGSGGIREKGGVKLEFANSTTAGSAVREQCQQLLIQDWRAIGAAMRVNNMPAAVIWGDFWQQSKFNSVIVGVNFMLGSDPDVTPRFGSGAIPAKGGRGYNTYQYQNAEADRLLSQGAKQFDLVQRKATYGELQKLIRNDLAILPLFQGFIAEGIKEGLQGFRPNINMSINSWNMREWYWA
- a CDS encoding cupin domain-containing protein, which produces MDGRGDTNSPKDTATIEADDTVDQRLGETVRLLRQRAGYSIQDVATKTGLSTGMISQLERARAMPSIRTLRLLSIALDVPISYFFETSDPVEAPRYIVRKNARRLLRLTASGVVKEALTPAGKGQLELYELTLNPGASSGTDFLQHTGEKAGYILSGSLRLWLDNQAHVLEAGDSFRFPSIVPHMFDNPTQQAARVIWVTTLQQTDSPAG
- a CDS encoding ATP-binding protein translates to MKLRGLLTLAMVTQAIVTAVALFASYALTGPREFGILQLVALLASAAIAVLLVGLCTGAIERSEHARAVVHSAELARARSDSAQMTQAVIKTALDAFIQIDDSGTVLEWSFQAEALTGWTRQEALGSDVVDLIVAKPLRAAFKQRMARLVPELSDTPSGLRFELTLIHRNGDRILAEASSTVLRLGGRAVVNTFVRDITQKRAAEEQLVQSQKMEAVGQLTGGIAHEFNNMLTVITGTIEILADAVKDNPPLATITKLISEAADRGAALTSSLLSFARKQALQPADIDVNELLEELAKLLLATFDKKIEIVTRLDRNVWLAFADRGQLSSALLNLAINARDAMLDGGRLTLTTRNVVFGVREAVAVGAGYAGDYVEIEIADTGTGIPQAILERIFDPFFSTKEVGKGTGLGLSMVFGFVKQSGGGIKVASEEGRGTVFTIYLPKAEASALRPTGYDDRKIVGGKETVLCVEDDRDVRHYVTVQLESLGYTVIPAANATEALAIAAEGKPFDLLFTDIVMAGGMNGRELAEQMAAARPSLRILFTSGYAYDSLHTQGRATMGAPLLRKPYRKAELARMLRRCLDTAVDSAGDAIPTPYSVQADVEAFLRKQAAEDGGARRPRK